In a genomic window of Mageeibacillus indolicus UPII9-5:
- a CDS encoding F0F1 ATP synthase subunit A — protein sequence MDKRKLKHFLIAWCTLVVIALVVSLLLRHNPRTETIQIAMRDAVLHEKNKINFLGLIAVNPSFISGVIMTVILLVLSAVLRLTVIRRMKVTPGKLQLCLEGVVGYFSHLAESNSPHRNKFLGAYVFGAGVYIFTGTLFELFGVQMISTAGNPVNLSAPLADINGAIALGCFSYLVIMSGGLVSNGVRGVLLTLKEFSLPISLSFRLFGALLSGLLVTELVYYYLSLSFILPVAVGVMFTLMHAFIQAYVLTMLTALFYGEVSKPPLKKHT from the coding sequence GTGGATAAAAGAAAACTTAAGCATTTTCTAATAGCTTGGTGTACCTTGGTAGTGATTGCTTTGGTGGTATCGCTTTTGTTGCGGCATAATCCGCGGACTGAGACAATCCAGATAGCCATGCGTGACGCCGTGCTACATGAAAAGAATAAAATTAATTTTTTGGGCTTGATTGCGGTTAATCCGTCATTCATTTCTGGCGTCATAATGACCGTGATTTTGTTGGTCCTGTCGGCGGTGTTACGTTTGACGGTTATTCGTAGAATGAAAGTTACGCCCGGGAAATTACAACTGTGTTTGGAGGGTGTTGTCGGTTATTTTTCTCATTTGGCCGAAAGCAACAGTCCGCATCGCAACAAATTTTTGGGCGCCTATGTATTTGGTGCCGGCGTATATATTTTTACCGGGACATTGTTTGAACTGTTCGGTGTGCAAATGATTTCAACCGCCGGAAATCCCGTCAATCTTTCAGCTCCATTAGCCGATATCAACGGAGCGATCGCTCTCGGATGCTTTTCTTACTTAGTGATTATGTCGGGAGGCTTGGTCTCTAATGGAGTGAGAGGTGTGTTGCTGACACTTAAAGAATTTTCCCTGCCGATTTCACTCAGCTTCCGTTTGTTCGGAGCCTTGTTGAGTGGACTGCTGGTTACGGAATTAGTTTACTATTACCTTAGCCTGAGCTTTATTTTGCCGGTTGCAGTTGGCGTGATGTTCACCTTGATGCACGCTTTCATCCAAGCATATGTTTTGACCATGTTGACAGCGTTGTTTTATGGCGAAGTCAGCAAACCGCCGTTGAAAAAGCATACGTAA
- a CDS encoding ATP synthase F0 subunit C codes for MKNMTRKIIVMSILMLVLGSLGGLSVYAVSNSGNKADAAPAAQNITATQAANAGGNKALAAGICVGLAAAGGGIGMGLSVGKSTEAISRQPEALNNIRTTLMLGLVFIETAIIYGLIVAILVIFVL; via the coding sequence ATGAAAAACATGACGCGCAAAATTATAGTGATGAGCATCTTGATGCTGGTTTTGGGATCTTTAGGCGGCCTGTCGGTTTATGCCGTTTCAAATAGTGGGAATAAGGCCGACGCCGCTCCTGCTGCACAGAATATAACTGCTACTCAGGCGGCGAACGCCGGTGGAAATAAAGCTTTGGCCGCAGGTATTTGCGTAGGTTTAGCGGCAGCCGGTGGTGGTATCGGCATGGGCCTTTCAGTTGGTAAATCAACCGAAGCTATTTCACGTCAGCCAGAAGCGCTTAATAATATTCGTACCACACTTATGCTCGGATTGGTGTTCATAGAAACGGCAATTATCTATGGCTTAATCGTGGCAATATTGGTAATATTCGTGCTTTAA
- a CDS encoding ATP synthase F0 subunit B produces MGVPLNIDWQQILLHLFNFFILAGGLYILLYKPIKQYMSERQKHFADIDAAAQEKLQAAEAQKQQYADRMKDVEKEISAMKNEAMTAAKKAAAEEIAAAKAERLNIIEQAKSEAEREKAKIIAGAATEIENMVSEAIDKVLVSAKADPLDDFLNKVERGRD; encoded by the coding sequence ATGGGTGTACCGTTAAACATAGATTGGCAGCAAATACTTTTACACTTGTTCAATTTCTTCATTCTTGCCGGCGGCCTTTATATCTTGCTATATAAACCGATAAAGCAATATATGTCGGAACGGCAAAAGCATTTTGCTGATATTGATGCCGCGGCACAAGAAAAGCTGCAGGCGGCTGAGGCACAAAAACAACAATATGCCGACCGCATGAAAGATGTTGAGAAAGAAATCAGCGCCATGAAAAATGAGGCGATGACGGCGGCAAAGAAAGCGGCCGCGGAAGAAATAGCGGCGGCAAAAGCGGAACGATTGAATATCATTGAGCAGGCCAAGTCGGAAGCGGAGCGGGAAAAAGCGAAGATTATTGCTGGAGCCGCTACAGAAATTGAAAACATGGTGAGCGAGGCGATTGATAAAGTTTTGGTAAGCGCGAAAGCTGATCCGTTGGACGATTTCCTGAACAAAGTGGAACGGGGGCGTGATTAA